The genomic DNA CCTAACAGGACAAAAAGTCCTGCGCTAATGAGCTGCCCGCAGAGGAGAGGCGTGTGCACGAGGGTTTATACAACTACTCCGAAAAAACCGAATTCCGCGTTAAGGAAAGTTGCAAGAGTAAGGTTGACAAACAAGATGGAAGTCACTGCATATATCCCCGGAGTTGGTCACAACCTGCAGGAGCATTCAATCGTCCTCATAAGGGGCGGCAGGGTCAAGGACCTTCCAGGTGTCAGGTACCACATTGTTCGAGGCGCTCTCGACACTCTTGGAGTTACTGACCGCAGAAGAGGCCGTTCGAAATACGGCGCAAAGAAACCAAAATAATAAAGGTAATAATATGCCGAGAAGAAGAGTAGTCACAAACAGAGAAATATTGCCGGATCCACTTTACAACAGCAAGGTTGTAAGCAAGTTTATCAGCGCAATTATGAAAGACGGAAAAAAATCTACAGCCGCAAGAATATGCTACGGAGCGTTTGATATTATCAAGGAGAAGACGGGAGGCGATCCGTTGAAGCTTTTTAAGACCGCGCTGGAAAACGTCAAACCCGTTCTTGAGGTCAAAGCAAGACGCGTCGGCGGCGCTACTTATCAGGTGCCGGTTGATATCAGGCCTTCAAGGAGAATGGCACTTGCATTCAGATGGATTATAAATTATTCACAGGCCCGCGGAGAGCGGACCATGAGGGAGAAACTGGCCGGCGAATTACTGGACGCCTCCAATAACACCGGGTCTTCCATAAAGAAGAAGGAAGATACCCATAAGATGGCCGATGCTAACAAGGCCTTCGCTCATTTCAGATGGTAATAAAAGAGGTAGATACATTGTCAGAATCAGACGTTTTACTACAGAAAACAAGAAATATCGGGATCATGGC from Nitrospirota bacterium includes the following:
- a CDS encoding 30S ribosomal protein S12, which gives rise to MPTVAQLVKNNRKQMPNRTKSPALMSCPQRRGVCTRVYTTTPKKPNSALRKVARVRLTNKMEVTAYIPGVGHNLQEHSIVLIRGGRVKDLPGVRYHIVRGALDTLGVTDRRRGRSKYGAKKPK
- the rpsG gene encoding 30S ribosomal protein S7, giving the protein MPRRRVVTNREILPDPLYNSKVVSKFISAIMKDGKKSTAARICYGAFDIIKEKTGGDPLKLFKTALENVKPVLEVKARRVGGATYQVPVDIRPSRRMALAFRWIINYSQARGERTMREKLAGELLDASNNTGSSIKKKEDTHKMADANKAFAHFRW